AGCATCTCGATTTCGCCGAGGACATGCTCGACACTGCGCAACCGGCAGAACTCCCCTTCTCCGAGGTGCGCCTGCGGCGGCACACCGCAGAACGTGCAAATACCAGGGCAGCCCCGTCCGGCCAAGAGCATCACCCAACGGTAGTTGAAGTCGATCATCGCTTGATAGTCCACAGCGTCGTAATCCCAGAATGGCAGGGAGTCCAGGTCTTTCACGAAGCTGCGGCACGGGTTCTTAATGGGTTCGCCGTCTGTGCGAAACCACAGGTTCTTGATTCCGGTCGGGTCCGCTCCGTCGTTCAGCGCCTGGAGATAGTCGCGGAAGGCGTATTCGCCTTCGCCCACGCAAACAACGTCGATATCCTTGTAGTTGATCAGCGTATCGGGGGCGATGCTGGCGTTTTTTCCTCCACAGATCACCGGAACGTCCCTACGCCACGCCTTGCTCGCGGTCGCCAACTCTTTCATGTACAACGCCTGCGAGCCGATGCCGGTGATGCCCACGACATCAGGCTCGAACGCCCGCAGCTCGTCCTGGAATTCGCGCAGCAGACGGTGCGTGTTGACGATGTGGATGCGCGTCTCATAGCCGAACTGCTTGAGATACGCCGACAACGCGCCGAGGTCCGTGGGGAAGACGTTCGGCATCAGAGTGTCCAAGTTGGGAAACACGAGCAGGATGCGTTGAAACGAGTTCATTCCGACGTCCTTTCCGCGGGCCTGTCGTCCGGGTCTGGCATGCGCCAAGGTGGAAACGTGAAACTCCCGGCGGGTTTCGCCCAACTCTTCGGCGCACACGGAATGCGGGAACGCCTTCGAACCGCAGCCGAACCCGCGTCTCGCCCGGCACGAACCATTCACCACCATCTTCCGGTTCGCGTCAAGGCCGTTTCGGTGCAAACGACGAGATTCGCGGGGCGCTCCACGCGGCCGAAAAAAAACCGACGATTCGATTTCGAGGTGGCGCAAAGAACTCGTTTTCGCCTACCATCTTCGCCGGACAATGGACAGGATAGAAAGCCTTTTCTTGGTGGTATGACTTTCCATCGGTCGGATTTCCCCGATGAATGGCGAACCCAAGAGGCGCACCCGGACGGTCAGAGGGAAAGATGCGGAATGATTCCTCCATCGGGGTCGATCGCTTGAAAGTCGGCACGACTTGCGAGTACGTCCCCGTCGAATTGATCGAAGCCGCCGGCGGCTGCGCGGTTCGCTTGACCGGAGCGGGAGGGCATGACGGCAACATCGGTTTTTACACCCACGTCAATCTGTGTGGATACGCCAAGGCCGTCGTTTCCGAGGCTCTGGACGGACTCTACTCCGATCTCAGCGCGGTCGCCGTCATCAACAGTTGCGACGCCATGCGCCGCGTCGGCGACCTGTTCGCAACCGTGGCACCGAACCTCCCCTCCCATGTGATCGACATTCCGCGCCAATCGGACGACGAAGCCATCGACCTGTTCGTCGTCCGCCTTCGTCAGTTCGCCGCGTTTCTGGAGAGAGCGCTGTGCCGACGCGTCGACGAGGATGCGCTGGGCGACTGCATCGATTCCTCAAATCAGGCCCGCGCGTTGGCGGCCCGCTGGGAGGAGGAGGGGCGACGTGGAGGTTTTCCCAAAGGGCTTCGCTTCCACTACGCTCCGTTGACGCAACGGCACCGGCAGACCTCGCGGGAGTTCGTCCGGGACATGACCGGCCAGCTCGAGGCGTGGAAAGCACAGACCCCGACACCCGCCGCCCCCCGCGGCAGGCCTCGCTTGCTGGTGACCGGCGGTTTTTCTCTTCTCGATGAGGTTTTCTCCGCGCTCGATCAAGCCGGCGTGGATGCCTGGGCCGTGGATCACTGCCACGCGGGCCGGATGACCAATCGGATCGAGCGGACGGACGATCCGTTTCGCGATCTTGCCGTCGCTTATCTCAATCGGAGGCCGTGCCCGCGCATGTCGTTTGCGGACCGCCGCATCGACTGGTTGGAGGAGGTGGTCCGCGATATGCGCGTCGACGGCATCCTGTACGTTCTTCTGGGGAATTGCGATCAATTCATGTACGACGTAACCCTGCTCCGCGACCGCCTCCGCGACTCCGGGACGCCGCTACTCGTGCTGCAGACCTCAATGCCGGGCGCCCGGAACGAACAGTGGAAAACCCGACTCGATGCGTTTTGCGAAATACTTCACGCTCGTTGAAGGACACGATGACCGCAACACCGGTTTACCGCAACAAATTGGAACTGACGCGGGCGCAGGCGGAAAAGTACCCCGCGATCATGAACGCCCCGGTCGAGAAGCTCGATTACCGCGGGTTGATGCTTCGGTATCAGTTTCAAAACGCGTTCGACCTGTACAGCGGGCTGCCGTCGGCCTGGTGCAATTTCCTGATCCCCTCGGAGATTTTCCACGCGATGGACATCATCCCGTTCGTCTTGGAAAACGAGGCGGCGCTGCTGGCCCGGACAAGCCAGTCCCGGTCTTTTCTGGAGTCGGCGGATGCCCTGACGGGTTTCCGCGACATCTGTTCCTATCAACGCGCCTCGTTGGGAGCCTTTCTCCAGGAGTTCCTGCCCAAGCCCACCCTGATCGTCAATTCCACCATGCCCTGCGACAGCGTGGGGAAGTTGTGCGAGGTTCTGGGCAAGCACTATCAGGTTCCCACCTTCCTGCTGGACATCCCTTACGACCGGGACGAGCACTCGGTTCGATATCTCACGGCGCAGATCAAGAAAATGGTACAGTTTCTGGCTGACGTCACCGGCCGGAATCTGGATCCGGAACGGTTGCGGCATGCCCTTTCGCTCTCCAACGAGTCGCGTGCGGACCACGTCGCCGCCAACGTCCTCCGGCAAGAACGCGAGCCACTCATTGCGGGCAACGAATGCCTGGGCTTGTTCGCCACGGCGATCATCACGCTGGGCAGCGGGATCGGACGTCTCGTCTATCGCCGGTTCCGCGAGCAACTCGAAAAGACGGCCGTCTCGCGCAGCGCCGAGGAGCGGGAACGCCTGAGCCGCGACAAGCGGATCGTCTGGTACCATTTCAAGCCGTTTTTCGACGACCGCCTGATCCGCCGGATGGAAGAAGAGCTGGGCGCGCGCATCGTTTTCGAGGTCGTCAACGACGTGTACTGGGAGCCCTACGATCTGGACCGACCCTACGAAAGCCTGGCGCGCAAGCTCCTGTCCATGATGCTCAACGGGCCATTGTCGTTCCGGCTCGAAAACTTCGTATCCGCGATGGAGAGATTCCGCGCCGACGGCGTCGTCAATTTTCTGCACTTCGGGTGCCGACACTACAATAACGGCAGCGTCCAGTTCCAACTGGAATGCCGGCGGCGGGGCATCCCCTATCTGGGTTTCGACGCCGACTGCATCGATCCGTCCAACTACGCGGAAGCCCAACTCACCACGCGGGTCGAGGCTTTCGTGGAGTCCCTGTACGCGTCGGCGTGAACGGACCGGTCAGGAGTTGTACCAGGACGGCTTGCGGAGCGTGAGCATCCGCTCGGCGCCGAACAGCGAGTGTTTGACTTCCGACACAAAAAACTTGGCGGCTACCCGCAGGAACCACCAGTAAACCGTCCGCTTGAACCAGTGCCTGGTGAACAGGTTTTTCGCGTAACCCGGTTTGCGCAGCATGAACCGCTTCATCATCAGGTACATCATGCGCGACAGCTCTTCCTTCGACAGGAATTTCGTCGGCCAGAGCGGCGTGAACCAGTCCATCTTGGAGTAGTCCACCTGCGGAAGCCGGTCGGAGGCTTTCATCTCCGCGTACATCCGTGTGCCGGGCGCTGGCGTCAGGAAATGGAAACTCGGAAAATCGATGCCGATCGAAACGGCATAGTCGATCAGGTCGAGCAGTTCCTGCTTGCTGTCGTCCTCCAGGCCGATGATGAAAGTCCCTTGCAAAAAGACCTGCGGATACCTTTGGGACATCATGGTGCAGGTTTCGGAAACCATGTCCCGCGTATAGCGGATCTTGTGGAATAGCTCGAAATCCTTGTCGCGGTGGCGCTCCACACCCACGATCGTGTAGGCCATGCCGGAGCGAACGAGCTTTTCGAGCACCCCCGCTTTTTCGTCCCGCATCAGCGAGTCGGCACGCTGAAAGGCGAACCAATGAATTTTCCAGTTCCTCTTGAGAATCTCCTCCGACCAACCCTCGTTCCATTTCTGGTCGGCATTGAAGGTGCCGTCGATCCAGGCGAAAAACCGTCGATCGTATTTGCCGTACAGGATTTCCATTTGCTCGATGGTCTTGTCGACGGACTTGGTGCGGTAGGTCGGAGTCGGGACCAGGTCCCCCAGCGAATTGCGCCGCCATTCGCTCTCGGTCGGCCAGAACG
The Deltaproteobacteria bacterium DNA segment above includes these coding regions:
- a CDS encoding 2-hydroxyacyl-CoA dehydratase: MIEAAGGCAVRLTGAGGHDGNIGFYTHVNLCGYAKAVVSEALDGLYSDLSAVAVINSCDAMRRVGDLFATVAPNLPSHVIDIPRQSDDEAIDLFVVRLRQFAAFLERALCRRVDEDALGDCIDSSNQARALAARWEEEGRRGGFPKGLRFHYAPLTQRHRQTSREFVRDMTGQLEAWKAQTPTPAAPRGRPRLLVTGGFSLLDEVFSALDQAGVDAWAVDHCHAGRMTNRIERTDDPFRDLAVAYLNRRPCPRMSFADRRIDWLEEVVRDMRVDGILYVLLGNCDQFMYDVTLLRDRLRDSGTPLLVLQTSMPGARNEQWKTRLDAFCEILHAR
- a CDS encoding 2-hydroxyacyl-CoA dehydratase, yielding MTATPVYRNKLELTRAQAEKYPAIMNAPVEKLDYRGLMLRYQFQNAFDLYSGLPSAWCNFLIPSEIFHAMDIIPFVLENEAALLARTSQSRSFLESADALTGFRDICSYQRASLGAFLQEFLPKPTLIVNSTMPCDSVGKLCEVLGKHYQVPTFLLDIPYDRDEHSVRYLTAQIKKMVQFLADVTGRNLDPERLRHALSLSNESRADHVAANVLRQEREPLIAGNECLGLFATAIITLGSGIGRLVYRRFREQLEKTAVSRSAEERERLSRDKRIVWYHFKPFFDDRLIRRMEEELGARIVFEVVNDVYWEPYDLDRPYESLARKLLSMMLNGPLSFRLENFVSAMERFRADGVVNFLHFGCRHYNNGSVQFQLECRRRGIPYLGFDADCIDPSNYAEAQLTTRVEAFVESLYASA
- a CDS encoding cobalamin-dependent protein (Presence of a B(12) (cobalamin)-binding domain implies dependence on cobalamin itself, in one of its several forms, or in some unusual lineages, dependence on a cobalamin-like analog.), whose protein sequence is MAPLKILFVRAPRKFWVYVNEDDNFWMPLNFPCLSAVLKQHLTAGEVEIQAIDCCARKIGWTTLARMMRDIRPDVVGFGDETCYSEEGLHVARLAREINPDCVVVAGGSHFPYVAEQTLPNSEIDISVLGEGEFTFLELIQEILSGSPDYSKVKGIAYVSDGRVVINSPRPIIPDLDILPLPDFELMDFRHYGRGGVFWAFPGMVPFFHSRGCFSGCTFCAFWPTESEWRRNSLGDLVPTPTYRTKSVDKTIEQMEILYGKYDRRFFAWIDGTFNADQKWNEGWSEEILKRNWKIHWFAFQRADSLMRDEKAGVLEKLVRSGMAYTIVGVERHRDKDFELFHKIRYTRDMVSETCTMMSQRYPQVFLQGTFIIGLEDDSKQELLDLIDYAVSIGIDFPSFHFLTPAPGTRMYAEMKASDRLPQVDYSKMDWFTPLWPTKFLSKEELSRMMYLMMKRFMLRKPGYAKNLFTRHWFKRTVYWWFLRVAAKFFVSEVKHSLFGAERMLTLRKPSWYNS